Proteins encoded together in one Acidobacteriota bacterium window:
- a CDS encoding competence/damage-inducible protein A, which yields MLRAEIIAIGSELLTPYRTDTNSLWLTERLNSVGIEVQLKTIVGDDEAILEESVRDALKRSEVIISTGGLGPTEDDITRKVFARVTGRQLTLDYEVLKGIRERFLSRGHQMTPNNERQALIPQGAKVLPNPNGTAPGIKIEQEGKLMVLLPGPPRENQPMFDDYVMSDLERMSRGVRIAKRVLKVTGLGESALDDMIAPIYKEYTNPSTTILFTDSEIEIHLTATAETAARAEEIAEELTGKLEEKLGYYVYSTTGESLEEVVGHRLRVKQFTIATAESCTGGLVAERLTRVPGSSDYFAGSVISYTNEAKARLLDVPEEMLERLGPVSGEVAEAMARGVKARVGATIGVSVTGTAGPGGGTDAVPVGTVYIGLADDVVTSNRRLVLPGDRHLVRWRASTAALEMVRRRYLL from the coding sequence ATGCTGAGAGCCGAAATAATAGCCATCGGATCCGAGTTGCTGACGCCTTATCGCACGGACACGAACTCGTTGTGGCTGACCGAACGGTTGAACTCCGTCGGCATCGAAGTTCAGCTCAAGACAATTGTCGGTGACGATGAAGCCATTCTCGAAGAAAGCGTGCGCGACGCTCTTAAGCGTTCAGAGGTAATAATCTCGACCGGGGGGCTGGGGCCGACCGAAGACGACATCACGCGAAAAGTCTTCGCAAGAGTCACCGGCCGGCAACTCACGCTCGATTACGAAGTGCTCAAGGGTATACGCGAGCGCTTCTTGAGCCGCGGTCATCAAATGACCCCGAACAACGAACGGCAAGCGCTCATTCCACAGGGCGCCAAGGTGCTGCCAAATCCGAACGGCACCGCGCCCGGAATAAAGATCGAGCAGGAGGGCAAGCTGATGGTTTTGCTTCCCGGGCCGCCGCGCGAGAACCAGCCAATGTTCGATGACTACGTGATGTCCGACCTCGAACGGATGTCCCGCGGGGTGCGCATTGCCAAGCGAGTGCTGAAAGTTACCGGGCTCGGTGAATCGGCGCTCGACGATATGATCGCGCCTATCTATAAGGAGTACACGAACCCCTCCACTACCATTCTGTTCACGGATTCGGAGATAGAAATACATCTGACTGCAACGGCCGAGACCGCCGCTCGAGCTGAAGAAATCGCCGAAGAGCTGACCGGCAAACTTGAAGAGAAGCTCGGGTACTATGTTTACTCGACCACGGGTGAGTCGCTTGAAGAAGTGGTTGGTCACCGGCTTCGAGTGAAGCAGTTCACCATCGCCACAGCCGAAAGCTGCACCGGCGGTCTGGTCGCCGAACGCTTGACTCGCGTGCCAGGTTCGAGCGACTACTTTGCCGGAAGCGTCATCAGCTACACCAACGAGGCGAAGGCCCGGCTTCTCGATGTACCCGAAGAGATGCTCGAGCGTCTCGGGCCGGTGAGTGGCGAGGTTGCCGAGGCGATGGCGCGAGGCGTCAAAGCGCGAGTCGGCGCGACCATCGGCGTCAGCGTAACCGGCACCGCTGGCCCGGGCGGCGGTACGGACGCCGTGCCGGTCGGAACGGTCTATATTGGATTGGCCGACGACGTGGTGACTTCGAACAGGCGGCTGGTGCTGCCGGGAGATCGTCACCTCGTTCGCTGGAGAGCTTCAACAGCCGCGCTCGAGATGGTACGGCGCCGATACCTCCTTTAG
- a CDS encoding DUF2461 family protein: protein MNRVRFEGFSAELFRFLSGLAENNNKPWFDDHRREYESAVLAPVKAFVAELGPILHMLNEEFETEPRVGRTLSRISNDMRFHKNRPPYRPVIYVGFSRRGQKWWNSALLYAGIYPSGVSIGFYSGGHKELRTGPIQETIKRNSRLFQRYLDERGIPDSYWELAGGEDGKVTKWPLPKTARRWVNLDGFTVGEYFPATDRALSRRSFLDVAQEIFLDLYPLWRFAASADLKGDLKADLELYRENAELLARPLTKAAVK from the coding sequence ATGAATCGCGTCCGTTTTGAAGGCTTCTCGGCTGAGTTGTTCCGATTCCTATCGGGACTTGCTGAAAACAACAATAAACCCTGGTTCGATGACCACCGCCGTGAGTACGAATCGGCAGTGCTCGCGCCGGTGAAGGCCTTCGTCGCAGAACTGGGTCCGATCCTGCATATGCTCAACGAAGAATTCGAGACCGAACCGCGTGTGGGCCGCACCCTGAGCCGGATCAGCAATGACATGCGCTTCCACAAGAATCGTCCGCCGTATCGCCCGGTTATCTACGTTGGTTTTTCGCGCCGCGGCCAGAAGTGGTGGAACTCCGCTTTGCTCTACGCCGGCATCTATCCAAGCGGTGTCTCAATCGGGTTCTATTCGGGCGGCCACAAGGAACTGCGAACCGGGCCCATTCAGGAAACGATAAAGAGAAACTCGCGGCTGTTTCAGCGCTATCTGGACGAACGCGGCATACCTGACTCGTATTGGGAATTGGCTGGCGGAGAAGATGGCAAGGTAACCAAATGGCCGCTTCCAAAGACCGCCCGGCGATGGGTGAATCTCGATGGCTTTACGGTCGGCGAGTACTTCCCGGCTACCGACCGAGCCCTTTCGAGGCGTTCCTTCCTGGATGTCGCGCAAGAAATCTTTCTTGACCTGTACCCGCTGTGGCGGTTTGCTGCGAGCGCTGACCTCAAGGGCGACCTCAAAGCTGATCTGGAACTTTATCGCGAGAACGCGGAGTTGCTCGCTCGTCCACTCACGAAGGCCGCTGTGAAGTGA
- a CDS encoding radical SAM protein: MREPSYLKLLETGELDSRVEQLMEMLRVCRICPRDCDVDRLNNEVAACYSGLLPIVSSYTAHFGEEPALVGVRGAGNVFLGLCNLRCVYCQNYQISQTFKEQRRNEISFERLAEIFLELQEQGCHNINWVSPTHFAPQLAKSLLIAARGGLRLPVVYNTNAYDSVEVLKLLDGVVDVYLPDLKYSDEEAGREYSKVTEYVRHSRTAITEMYRQTGGELEYDQSGLLQRGLIIRLLVLPNDIAGILESLRWISSELSPKVAVSLMAQYFPTNKVALERYPLISRKIRWSEWLTAIEQMESLGMDEGWQQDFDSAAEYYRPDFGDAKVPFNDIEDFISP; encoded by the coding sequence ATGCGCGAGCCTTCCTACCTCAAGCTACTCGAAACGGGAGAACTCGACTCGCGAGTCGAGCAATTGATGGAGATGCTTCGCGTGTGCCGAATATGCCCGCGCGACTGCGACGTCGATCGGCTCAACAATGAGGTCGCCGCGTGCTACTCGGGCCTCCTGCCCATCGTTTCCAGCTATACGGCTCACTTCGGAGAAGAGCCCGCGCTTGTTGGCGTTCGCGGAGCAGGCAACGTCTTTCTGGGCTTGTGCAATCTGCGGTGCGTTTACTGCCAGAACTACCAGATCAGTCAAACATTCAAAGAACAACGCCGTAACGAAATCTCATTCGAGCGGCTGGCGGAAATCTTTCTCGAGCTTCAAGAGCAAGGCTGCCATAACATCAACTGGGTTTCGCCGACTCACTTCGCTCCCCAGTTGGCGAAGTCGCTGCTGATCGCCGCGCGCGGCGGGCTGCGCTTGCCCGTCGTCTACAACACCAACGCGTACGATTCGGTTGAAGTATTGAAGCTGCTCGACGGGGTCGTCGACGTCTATCTGCCCGATCTCAAGTACAGCGATGAAGAAGCCGGCCGCGAGTACTCAAAGGTGACCGAGTATGTGCGTCACTCCCGGACTGCTATCACTGAGATGTACCGGCAGACGGGCGGCGAGCTTGAGTACGACCAGAGCGGGTTGCTGCAGCGCGGCTTGATCATTCGATTGCTGGTGCTGCCCAATGACATCGCGGGCATACTCGAGTCGCTGCGCTGGATAAGCAGTGAGTTATCGCCGAAAGTGGCCGTTAGCTTGATGGCGCAGTACTTCCCGACAAACAAAGTCGCGCTGGAGCGCTATCCGCTGATCTCACGCAAGATTCGCTGGAGCGAATGGCTGACGGCGATCGAACAAATGGAGTCGTTGGGGATGGATGAAGGCTGGCAGCAGGATTTCGACTCGGCTGCTGAATACTACCGTCCTGACTTTGGCGACGCGAAGGTGCCGTTTAACGACATCGAAGATTTTATCAGTCCTTAA
- a CDS encoding type II toxin-antitoxin system RelE/ParE family toxin, whose amino-acid sequence MYLSSLNCRPMTFSGNCTLHIFSAVVKYQIMEVRFGDKSLDRLETDPKYDGGFAQAIVTAFRKRMQIIRAAPDERTFYALKSLRFEKLKGKRSHQCSMKLNDQWRLIVELQGQTPNKVVLVVGIEDYH is encoded by the coding sequence ATGTACTTGTCAAGCTTAAACTGTCGCCCGATGACGTTTTCTGGAAATTGTACTTTACATATTTTTAGTGCTGTAGTAAAGTACCAAATCATGGAGGTTCGCTTCGGGGACAAGTCGCTAGATAGGTTGGAGACCGACCCGAAGTACGATGGAGGATTTGCTCAAGCCATAGTCACAGCGTTTAGGAAGCGAATGCAGATAATCCGAGCAGCACCGGACGAACGGACGTTCTACGCTTTGAAGTCACTACGATTTGAAAAGCTGAAGGGAAAGCGAAGTCATCAGTGTTCGATGAAACTGAACGATCAATGGCGGCTAATCGTGGAGCTTCAGGGACAAACGCCGAACAAAGTAGTACTCGTTGTTGGCATTGAAGATTATCACTGA
- a CDS encoding phosphatidylglycerophosphatase A, with protein sequence MNPSSPIKKERITASDRVAYAIATGLGAGFVPVAPGTAGAAEGVAIFLAVLALRLGEWPSVFVLVILNIVLFAVGVWASSRTCEITQLKDPRLIVIDEVSGQLISLTPLAFWAPFSIKAVVFGFLLFRLFDIFKPYPIRKLERLHGGLGVMADDALAGVYAATLICLGLLVDLMFSA encoded by the coding sequence TTGAATCCCTCTTCACCCATCAAAAAAGAACGCATCACGGCGAGCGACCGCGTCGCATATGCGATAGCGACGGGACTGGGAGCGGGCTTCGTGCCTGTTGCCCCCGGGACTGCCGGCGCCGCCGAAGGTGTGGCGATTTTTCTCGCGGTCCTGGCGCTGCGTTTAGGAGAATGGCCCTCGGTGTTCGTGTTGGTGATTCTGAACATCGTGCTCTTTGCCGTTGGAGTGTGGGCTTCGAGCAGGACTTGCGAAATCACTCAACTCAAAGACCCGCGCTTGATAGTAATCGACGAAGTAAGCGGTCAGTTGATCTCGCTAACGCCGCTCGCATTCTGGGCGCCATTCTCGATCAAAGCGGTCGTCTTCGGGTTCTTGCTCTTTCGCTTGTTCGATATCTTCAAGCCATATCCGATCCGCAAGCTCGAGCGGCTTCATGGCGGACTCGGGGTGATGGCTGACGACGCACTCGCGGGAGTCTACGCGGCTACGCTGATATGCCTCGGGCTTCTGGTCGATTTGATGTTCTCTGCCTAA
- a CDS encoding IS1 family transposase: protein MNKLNTERRAQIVRALVEGTGINATVLMTGVSKNTILKLLADLGEACAQYQDGALHNLPCRRIQCDEIWSFCYAKDKNVPEEKRGVFGYGDVWTWVAIDADTKLVPCWHHGRRDAIAASQFINDLASRLSHRVQLTTDVHRPYLQAIEGAFGCEVDYAMLIKLYGNPPDDRGYSPGDCIGCEVKTITGNPDADHISTSYIERQNLTMRMSMRRFTRLTNAFSKKLDNLRHSVSLHYMHYNFARIHKTLRCSPAQEAGITSKLWEIEDIVALLD from the coding sequence ATAAATAAATTGAACACAGAAAGGCGCGCTCAGATAGTACGGGCTCTGGTGGAAGGAACCGGCATCAACGCTACGGTTCTGATGACGGGGGTTTCAAAGAACACCATTCTCAAGTTACTAGCTGATCTTGGTGAGGCTTGCGCACAGTATCAGGATGGGGCACTGCACAATTTGCCTTGTCGGCGTATTCAGTGCGATGAGATTTGGTCGTTCTGCTATGCCAAGGACAAGAACGTTCCTGAAGAAAAACGCGGTGTTTTTGGTTACGGTGATGTTTGGACTTGGGTTGCAATCGACGCAGACACGAAACTCGTTCCCTGCTGGCATCACGGAAGGCGCGATGCTATCGCGGCTTCGCAGTTCATCAATGACCTTGCTAGTCGGCTCAGTCATCGCGTACAGCTTACGACTGACGTCCACCGACCCTACTTACAGGCGATTGAAGGTGCGTTCGGCTGCGAGGTTGATTATGCGATGCTTATTAAGCTCTACGGGAACCCCCCGGATGACCGAGGATACAGCCCTGGCGATTGCATCGGGTGTGAGGTTAAGACGATCACGGGCAACCCGGATGCTGACCATATCTCAACTAGCTACATCGAGCGCCAGAACCTCACAATGAGAATGAGCATGAGGCGTTTCACCCGCCTAACTAACGCTTTCAGTAAGAAGCTTGATAACCTGCGTCATTCGGTTTCGTTGCATTATATGCATTACAATTTCGCTCGGATTCACAAGACGCTGCGATGCAGTCCTGCACAAGAAGCCGGAATCACCAGCAAGCTTTGGGAGATTGAAGATATAGTGGCGCTGCTGGACTAA
- a CDS encoding rhodanese-like domain-containing protein: protein MKFKKWITVLAAVLAASETMTFAYQKADVPATKPQTKQEQLVQVEFITPDELKTKITKNEPMAIVDLRASNLYAESDKTIKGSVHTKVRRVAHRLREIPRDREVITYCACPADEAAIIAARALLANGFRRVRVLKGGWNAWLQVGGQVQPRPGIGKS from the coding sequence ATGAAATTCAAGAAGTGGATTACTGTTCTCGCAGCGGTTCTTGCAGCCTCGGAGACCATGACCTTCGCGTATCAGAAAGCCGACGTCCCGGCGACTAAGCCGCAAACTAAACAGGAGCAGCTCGTCCAGGTAGAATTCATAACCCCCGACGAGTTGAAGACAAAGATCACGAAGAACGAGCCCATGGCTATCGTTGATTTACGCGCCTCGAATCTGTACGCGGAAAGCGACAAGACGATCAAGGGTTCGGTACACACCAAAGTTCGCCGAGTTGCCCACCGACTAAGAGAGATCCCTCGCGATAGGGAAGTCATAACCTACTGCGCTTGCCCGGCCGATGAAGCCGCGATTATCGCTGCTCGGGCCCTTCTAGCCAATGGTTTTAGACGGGTCCGGGTGCTAAAGGGCGGATGGAATGCCTGGCTCCAGGTGGGCGGCCAGGTTCAACCGAGACCAGGTATTGGAAAAAGTTAG
- the rimO gene encoding 30S ribosomal protein S12 methylthiotransferase RimO produces the protein MIEKKKVGMVSLGCPKNLVDSEVMMGLLARQGYELTTDSRAADVLVVNTCGFIDSARQESVETILEMAQLKQSGNLKRLIVAGCLVERYRDELQREIPEIDACIGVNQLKEIESVVEPNGHRVLPVYSDGASAPELYLYDETTPRLRATAPYTSYVKIAEGCDHTCAFCIIPKLRGVFRSRSPESILREVEMLAAQGVKEFVLISQDTTTYGSDLGLKDGLARLVDSIAGVPSVEWVRFLYCYPTAITDELLRVVAERPNVCKYFDIPLQHASRRVLGRMRRGGGRAAYERMIERIRARVPGVALRTTFIVGFPGEREEDFEELLDFVRAAEFDRVGVFTYSDEENSAAFELDEKVDGAVAKKRESRLMKAQARISHRKNRRLVGSRVRVLLEGKSKESDLLLEGRMQSQAPEIDGSVLINDVPDGVEPRPGDFVTVEITEAHEYDLIGRVV, from the coding sequence ATGATCGAGAAGAAAAAAGTCGGAATGGTGAGCCTGGGCTGTCCTAAGAACCTCGTGGACAGCGAGGTGATGATGGGCCTGCTCGCGCGACAGGGTTACGAGTTGACTACTGACTCGCGCGCGGCCGACGTGCTTGTGGTCAACACCTGCGGCTTCATCGACTCCGCGAGGCAAGAGTCGGTCGAGACTATTCTCGAAATGGCCCAACTCAAACAGTCGGGCAATCTGAAGCGCTTGATAGTCGCCGGCTGTTTGGTCGAGCGCTACCGCGATGAGCTTCAGCGCGAGATACCGGAGATCGACGCTTGCATCGGAGTCAATCAGCTAAAGGAAATCGAATCGGTCGTCGAGCCTAACGGCCACCGGGTCTTGCCGGTTTATAGCGACGGCGCCTCCGCGCCTGAGCTTTATCTGTACGATGAGACCACTCCGCGTTTGCGCGCCACGGCCCCGTACACTTCTTACGTGAAGATCGCCGAGGGCTGCGACCATACTTGCGCGTTCTGCATTATCCCAAAATTGCGCGGCGTCTTTCGCAGCCGTTCACCCGAGTCCATCTTAAGGGAAGTCGAAATGCTTGCGGCGCAGGGCGTGAAAGAGTTCGTGTTGATCTCGCAAGACACGACGACTTACGGCTCGGATCTTGGGCTCAAGGACGGCCTCGCCCGGCTTGTGGATTCGATAGCGGGTGTTCCAAGCGTCGAGTGGGTGAGGTTTCTTTACTGTTATCCGACGGCGATTACCGACGAGTTACTGCGCGTAGTGGCCGAGCGCCCAAACGTCTGCAAGTATTTCGACATCCCGCTTCAACATGCGAGCCGCCGGGTGCTCGGTCGTATGCGGCGAGGTGGCGGCCGGGCGGCTTATGAACGGATGATCGAGCGCATACGTGCGCGAGTGCCCGGCGTCGCCCTTCGCACGACCTTCATAGTTGGATTCCCTGGCGAGCGCGAAGAAGACTTCGAGGAGCTTCTGGACTTTGTGCGCGCCGCGGAGTTCGATCGGGTTGGCGTATTCACTTACTCGGATGAAGAGAACTCCGCGGCGTTCGAGCTTGACGAAAAAGTCGACGGCGCCGTTGCGAAGAAACGCGAGAGCCGGTTGATGAAAGCGCAGGCTCGAATATCACATCGTAAGAATCGCCGCCTGGTCGGCAGCCGCGTAAGAGTGTTGCTCGAGGGCAAGTCCAAAGAAAGCGACTTGCTGCTTGAAGGCCGCATGCAATCGCAAGCTCCGGAGATCGACGGGTCTGTGTTGATAAACGACGTGCCTGACGGCGTTGAGCCGCGACCCGGTGATTTCGTAACCGTCGAAATAACCGAGGCGCATGAGTACGATCTAATTGGCCGCGTTGTCTGA
- a CDS encoding tetratricopeptide repeat protein, whose protein sequence is MERRASQESLVELIDSGQFLAAEEIFSERRTNEPMEMVVRSEVAMYFDRLEDASALLEEVAPRIADINVAARFSLTKGRLAHWRGDNQQAETQLQSAYHFYLFLNDTFGISRALLNLARFARRRGELDDAAIKLEAAQNGIKGRTSKRTEYLRGIILTEQAALAAERGEIEPATEMYSEAMRLLKNSERGRFYARALMGMADLKCSLGNFQDSLEIYKEADTVLERYDLKKDLADGQLKLARALIKLKRFERAEKLAEESRELRRGDPSGESEAMSTLALIVLQRDEPEVSAEHARIAVELSDQGSATETRVRARIALGLVKLAAREFKEATEVLGEAAELAQACVGSSARRVELEATIYLAEAFHSLDTRAGRTQLVRASELLNRIEDAFLGEEFNRVSAKYEEQIIFTDDNRLVFDGNQLPRWQEAKRTLEGFLLRNALRQTNNSLTRAARKLGVSKVHVHNLKKKHGL, encoded by the coding sequence ATGGAAAGGCGAGCATCGCAAGAGAGTCTGGTTGAGCTGATCGATAGTGGTCAGTTCCTGGCAGCAGAGGAAATATTCTCCGAACGACGGACCAATGAACCGATGGAGATGGTAGTTCGCTCAGAGGTCGCGATGTACTTCGATAGGCTTGAGGACGCATCAGCCTTGCTGGAAGAGGTCGCCCCGCGAATTGCCGACATCAACGTTGCCGCGCGTTTCTCACTCACGAAAGGACGGCTGGCACATTGGCGCGGAGACAACCAGCAAGCGGAGACGCAGCTTCAATCGGCCTACCACTTCTACTTGTTCCTAAACGACACCTTTGGCATCAGCCGGGCTTTGCTCAACCTGGCCCGATTTGCTCGTCGACGAGGCGAGTTGGACGATGCCGCGATCAAACTCGAAGCAGCCCAGAATGGAATCAAGGGACGCACCAGCAAACGTACCGAGTATCTGCGCGGGATAATCTTAACCGAGCAGGCGGCGCTGGCCGCAGAACGTGGGGAGATCGAACCAGCCACCGAGATGTATTCAGAAGCGATGCGGCTGCTCAAGAATAGTGAGCGCGGTCGCTTCTACGCACGCGCGTTGATGGGGATGGCCGACCTCAAATGCTCTCTGGGCAATTTCCAGGACTCCCTGGAAATCTACAAGGAAGCCGACACCGTCCTCGAGCGGTACGACCTCAAAAAAGATCTCGCAGACGGCCAGCTTAAACTCGCGCGCGCACTAATAAAACTGAAGCGTTTCGAGCGGGCGGAAAAGCTCGCCGAGGAGAGCCGCGAGCTGCGCCGTGGAGATCCTTCAGGTGAGAGCGAAGCGATGTCTACCCTTGCCCTGATCGTGCTTCAGCGAGACGAGCCCGAGGTTAGCGCTGAACACGCGAGGATCGCCGTCGAGCTTAGCGACCAGGGTTCCGCAACAGAAACTCGCGTGCGCGCGCGCATCGCGCTCGGCCTCGTGAAACTGGCCGCGCGCGAGTTTAAGGAGGCGACCGAGGTGCTTGGTGAGGCGGCAGAACTGGCTCAGGCCTGTGTTGGATCTTCCGCACGGCGGGTCGAGCTCGAGGCCACAATTTACCTGGCTGAGGCGTTTCATAGCTTGGACACGCGCGCGGGAAGAACGCAGCTTGTCCGAGCGAGCGAGTTACTCAACCGGATCGAGGATGCCTTCCTTGGCGAGGAGTTCAACCGAGTGTCCGCGAAGTATGAAGAGCAGATAATCTTCACGGATGACAATCGCCTCGTCTTTGACGGCAATCAGTTGCCGCGGTGGCAAGAGGCGAAGCGCACGCTTGAAGGGTTCCTGCTTCGCAACGCGTTGCGCCAGACGAACAATAGCCTCACGCGGGCAGCCCGCAAGCTGGGCGTGTCAAAGGTTCACGTGCACAACCTGAAAAAGAAACACGGCCTTTAG
- a CDS encoding nicotinate-nicotinamide nucleotide adenylyltransferase encodes MIQFDMDLERLKEIVQRGDSSGEPRIEIIKRAERRGKRLGAFASSFNPPTIAHVELMQRSAEAFSLDEIIALAGKTNADKVDYECTLEERLAMLTLAFADQPRTSIGLSSHGFYADMIDALERVYPPETDLHFIVGFDTFERVLDPDNRYTQRYYRAFNSRIEALQYLFARSRFIVAGRAGTGLDSIAALVEREPDVPSERVLYLDFPADLGELSATDVRNRQRLRRPIKELVPEEVEEYIKKHGLYTT; translated from the coding sequence ATGATTCAGTTTGACATGGATCTTGAGCGGCTCAAAGAGATCGTCCAGCGCGGTGATTCGAGCGGCGAGCCTCGCATCGAGATAATCAAGCGAGCAGAACGAAGGGGCAAGCGCCTCGGGGCGTTCGCCTCGTCATTCAACCCGCCAACTATCGCGCACGTCGAATTGATGCAACGATCCGCTGAAGCCTTCTCACTCGACGAAATCATTGCGCTTGCGGGTAAGACCAACGCCGACAAGGTTGATTACGAATGCACTCTTGAAGAGCGGCTTGCGATGCTTACGCTCGCGTTTGCAGACCAGCCTCGCACATCGATCGGCTTATCGTCGCACGGCTTCTACGCGGACATGATTGACGCTCTGGAGCGTGTCTATCCGCCGGAAACCGATTTGCACTTCATCGTCGGCTTCGATACATTCGAGCGCGTGCTTGATCCGGACAACCGCTACACGCAGAGATACTACCGGGCATTCAACAGCCGAATTGAAGCGCTTCAGTATCTGTTTGCCCGGAGCCGTTTTATCGTAGCAGGGCGGGCGGGAACGGGATTGGACAGCATCGCGGCGCTGGTCGAGCGCGAGCCGGATGTGCCATCCGAGCGAGTCTTGTATCTGGATTTTCCGGCTGACCTCGGCGAGCTTTCGGCGACCGATGTGCGCAACCGCCAACGCTTACGCAGGCCGATCAAAGAGCTAGTGCCGGAAGAGGTGGAGGAGTACATAAAGAAGCACGGACTCTATACGACGTAA
- a CDS encoding di-heme oxidoredictase family protein, with protein sequence MKTLKISALLLFAAALVLPFTFTSTVEGQAATAALATQMDGRLPDTDLFNNFGTLGAVVDECDNPPVPLRSFRDNKFIFEEREVVDDGLGPTYNDVACVACHQAPVTGHISQINEFRAGGTDGFGNFVAPPGGQTLIQDRAIDAEAQEHINTGLNLHEFRSTRTLLGDGFVEAINSNTLVATVNAQPAAQRGQLRTVVVLEAAPATRIGRFGHKSQHASLVSFSADAYLNEMGITSPLQPNENNILGQSAAPFDTVADPEDDGLDVEAFAAFQRALRVPGRGPINSTVTAGETLFTSIGCAVCHTPQFTTSATGTVINGGAFTVPAALGNKIIRPFSDFALHNIGTSAGIGGEAGVNDRFATTTIALWGVRTKNRFMMQGNTMTIFDSIQVHGGQGATSRNNFNGLSTTQKNQLIAFVLSL encoded by the coding sequence ATGAAAACCCTGAAGATTTCAGCACTGCTGTTGTTCGCGGCGGCTCTCGTTTTGCCTTTCACCTTTACGAGTACCGTCGAAGGTCAAGCTGCAACCGCAGCTCTAGCAACTCAGATGGACGGTCGCCTGCCGGACACCGATCTGTTCAACAATTTCGGGACGCTTGGCGCTGTCGTCGATGAGTGCGACAACCCGCCGGTACCTTTACGCTCGTTCCGCGACAACAAATTCATATTCGAGGAACGGGAGGTAGTAGACGACGGTCTCGGGCCCACCTATAACGATGTCGCTTGCGTGGCCTGCCACCAGGCCCCGGTCACCGGACACATTAGTCAGATCAACGAGTTCAGGGCCGGGGGTACCGACGGCTTCGGCAACTTTGTTGCCCCGCCGGGTGGGCAAACGCTGATCCAGGACCGGGCGATCGATGCCGAGGCACAGGAACACATCAACACGGGTCTAAACCTCCACGAATTCCGCTCCACCCGGACCTTACTGGGTGATGGCTTTGTCGAAGCCATAAACAGCAACACGCTCGTCGCCACTGTCAACGCTCAGCCCGCAGCCCAGCGCGGTCAGCTCCGTACCGTGGTTGTGCTGGAGGCTGCCCCCGCTACTCGGATCGGCCGCTTTGGCCACAAATCCCAACACGCCAGTCTGGTGTCATTTTCGGCTGATGCTTATCTCAACGAGATGGGTATAACCAGCCCGTTGCAGCCCAACGAGAATAACATTCTGGGGCAGTCAGCCGCTCCGTTTGACACGGTAGCCGATCCCGAGGACGATGGACTTGACGTCGAAGCCTTCGCCGCTTTCCAGAGGGCTTTGAGGGTTCCTGGCCGCGGGCCGATCAACTCCACTGTCACCGCTGGAGAGACGCTCTTCACTTCGATCGGCTGCGCTGTTTGCCACACTCCCCAATTCACAACCTCGGCAACAGGGACGGTAATCAACGGCGGAGCGTTCACCGTGCCAGCGGCGCTTGGCAACAAGATCATCCGTCCGTTCAGCGACTTCGCGCTGCACAATATCGGAACCAGCGCGGGAATCGGCGGCGAAGCCGGGGTCAACGACAGGTTCGCGACAACCACGATAGCCCTGTGGGGTGTGCGTACCAAAAACCGCTTCATGATGCAGGGTAACACGATGACCATCTTCGACAGCATTCAGGTCCACGGAGGGCAGGGAGCAACGTCAAGGAACAACTTCAACGGGCTGAGCACTACTCAGAAGAATCAGCTCATTGCGTTCGTGTTGTCGCTGTAA